From Brevibacillus marinus, a single genomic window includes:
- a CDS encoding nucleoside recognition domain-containing protein: protein MINAATWKKGFRSGVETTWRLGKVIFPITLFITILQHTPLIDWIVRLFTPVMSLFGLAGDAALVLVLGNLLNLYAGIGAMLTMSMSVKEVFILSVMLSFSHNLLLESAVASRIGVKAWIFILVRLGLAVFAGILINLFWQGGSETAVYGIVPEKQAELHGWLEIAWNGLQTALLGVCQLAVIVIPLMIGIQLLKDAQVLPYLARGLAPLTRLLGVSSKTGVTLMAGLIFGIAYGAGAMIQAAKEDNLSTKDLYLTSLFLVACHAVVEDTLLFVPLGVNGFVLLGLRLAGAIVLTVITAKIWTYVENRGRRMQRGVV from the coding sequence ATGATCAACGCGGCGACATGGAAGAAGGGGTTTCGCTCCGGCGTCGAAACCACCTGGCGGCTGGGGAAAGTTATTTTTCCGATCACCTTGTTCATTACGATTCTGCAGCATACCCCGCTGATTGACTGGATTGTCCGCTTGTTTACTCCCGTGATGAGTCTGTTTGGCTTGGCGGGCGATGCGGCGTTGGTCCTCGTCTTGGGCAATTTGCTGAACCTGTACGCGGGGATCGGCGCGATGCTGACGATGAGCATGTCGGTCAAAGAGGTGTTCATTCTCTCGGTCATGCTCAGTTTCAGCCACAATCTGCTGTTGGAATCGGCGGTAGCGAGCAGGATCGGCGTCAAGGCCTGGATCTTTATCCTGGTGCGGCTGGGGCTGGCTGTTTTCGCCGGGATCCTGATCAATCTGTTCTGGCAGGGCGGGTCCGAGACAGCAGTGTACGGAATCGTTCCGGAAAAACAGGCGGAATTGCACGGCTGGCTGGAGATCGCCTGGAACGGCCTGCAGACGGCGCTGCTCGGCGTGTGCCAGCTGGCGGTGATTGTGATTCCCTTGATGATCGGGATCCAACTGCTGAAGGATGCCCAGGTATTGCCGTATTTGGCGCGAGGTCTCGCTCCGCTTACCCGCTTGCTCGGGGTGTCCAGCAAAACGGGCGTGACGCTGATGGCGGGGTTGATCTTCGGCATCGCTTACGGGGCGGGCGCGATGATTCAGGCTGCGAAGGAAGACAACCTGTCAACCAAGGATTTGTACCTCACTTCGCTTTTTCTCGTTGCCTGCCACGCCGTAGTCGAAGACACGCTGCTGTTTGTGCCGCTGGGGGTAAACGGATTTGTCCTCCTGGGCTTACGCTTGGCAGGGGCGATTGTGCTTACCGTCATAACCGCAAAGATTTGGACATATGTGGAAAACAGAGGACGCCGAATGCAGCGCGGCGTCGTCTGA
- a CDS encoding low molecular weight protein-tyrosine-phosphatase gives MIRVLFVCLGNICRSPMAEAVFRHLVDAAGLSREIAADSAGLGGWHIGEKPHIGTRRVLAAKGIRHDWLTARQIAPTDFERFDYIVCMDAENLRELQRIAPPGKKLYRLLEFAPDINEQNVEDPYYTGRFDHVYQLVEAGCRGLLAKICEEHGLPR, from the coding sequence ATGATACGTGTGTTGTTCGTATGTCTGGGCAACATCTGCCGCTCGCCCATGGCGGAAGCGGTGTTTCGCCATCTCGTTGACGCTGCCGGACTGTCCCGGGAGATCGCGGCTGACTCAGCCGGACTGGGCGGCTGGCATATCGGCGAAAAACCGCACATAGGTACCCGTCGCGTGCTGGCAGCCAAAGGCATTCGCCATGATTGGCTAACCGCCCGGCAGATCGCCCCGACAGACTTCGAGCGCTTTGACTATATCGTCTGCATGGATGCGGAAAATCTCCGCGAACTGCAGCGCATCGCCCCGCCGGGCAAAAAACTGTACCGGCTGCTGGAGTTCGCGCCGGACATAAACGAGCAAAATGTGGAAGACCCTTACTATACCGGCCGCTTTGACCACGTCTACCAGCTGGTCGAGGCCGGCTGCCGCGGCTTGCTGGCGAAGATCTGCGAGGAACACGGATTACCCCGGTGA